A portion of the Pseudopipra pipra isolate bDixPip1 chromosome 1, bDixPip1.hap1, whole genome shotgun sequence genome contains these proteins:
- the LOC135404219 gene encoding sodium channel protein type 5 subunit alpha-like: MILDYADKIFSYIFLMEMLLKWVAYGLHSYFTNSWCLLDFVIVCLSFVSWALNPDPRDVSPCSSGSGLKSLRTLRALRPLRALSRFEGIKVVVNALLGAIPSVFSVLLVCVVVWLLFNILGVKWLGKRFSKCILQEGNISLINDKSDCESYGGNWTNSPVNFDNVGMGYLALLQVATFKGWMDIMYAAVDSRQINEQPKFEARLYMYIYFVVFIIFGSFFLLNFFIGVVINNINQQRKKISGKDLFLSKEQEKYYNALKKLGSKKPQKPIPRPSNVFLGLLFDIVMHRAFDIIIVIFICLNMFVMMAENNQEGTKELLNKINYFFLAVFTAECVIKILALRQHYFKSGWNLFDFIVVVLSIVSIGVSEAFKKLISPTLLRIIRLVRIGRILRLVRKARGIRTLLFALLMSLPALVNVGLLLFLIMFIYAIVGMANFACLPWEGGIDNIFNFQTFSGSILCLFQITTSAGWDSLLAPLLSESATCAPNLDLEEEDKTNCSNRIFGIFYFVSYVIINFLIVVNIYIAVILENLNVATEESTDPLCEEDFDMFYETWGKFDPLATQFIDYSALSDFADALAEPLRIPKPNNIQLISMDFPIFSGDKIHHLDILRAFSKRVLGECGDLDSLELFIEGNTVVANPISSTLKRKQEEVSAVIIQRAFRRYLIQRSFKNTSFLSHHRQNSAVFGEEMQEKQRIIVSMLNESSGRKMHKSRPVSSTFLP; the protein is encoded by the exons TCCTCTGGAAGTGGCCTGAAATCTCTCAGGACTCTTAGAGCACTGAGGCCTCTACGAGCTTTGTCAAGATTTGAAGGGATAAAG GTTGTTGTCAATGCACTCCTTGGAGCTATCCCCTCAGTCTTCAGTGTTTTGCTCGTCTGTGTTGTCGTTTGGCTCCTATTTAACATTCTAGGAGTAAAATGGCTTGGGAAAAGATTTTCAAAGTGCATACTCCAGGAAGGAAATATCAGTCTCATTAATGACAAAAGTGATTGTGAGTCCTATGGTGGAAATTGGACAAATTCTCCTGTAAACTTTGATAATGTTGGGATGGGATACTTGGCTCTGCTCCAAGTG gcaacTTTTAAAGGCTGGATGGATATTATGTATGCAGCAGTGGATTCACGTCAG atcaATGAACAGCCAAAGTTTGAAGCAAGattatatatgtacatatactttgtggttttcattatttttggaTCTTTCTTCCTGTTGAACTTTTTTATTGGAGTGGTTATCAACAATATTAaccaacaaaggaaaaagataa GTGGAAAAGATCTATTTTTGTCTAAGGAACAGGAAAAGTACTATAATGCCCTAAAAAAACTTGGATCCAAGAAACCTCAAAAACCCATCCCAAGACCATCG AATGTGTTCCTGGGATTGCTGTTTGATATCGTAATGCACAGAGCATTTGACATCATCATTGTCATTTTCATCTGCCTAAATATGTTTGTTATGATGGCAGAAAATAACCAGGAAGGCACCAAGGAACTTCTTAATAAAatcaactatttttttctggctgTATTTACAGCAGAATGTGTCATAAAAATACTGGCCTTAAGACAGCATTACTTCAAAAGCGGCTGGAACTTATTTGATTTTATTGTTGTGGTCCTTTCAATAGTCA GTATTGGAGTTTCTGAAGCCTTTAAAAAACTCATCTCTCCTACACTTTTGAGAATTATTCGTTTGGTGCGAATTGGACGAATCCTGAGATTGGTTCGAAAAGCGAGAGGAATTCGAACCCTTCTCTTTGCATTACTGATGTCTCTTCCTGCACTGGTCAACGTTGgccttttgcttttcctaatTATGTTCATTTATGCCATTGTGGGCATGGCAAACTTTGCCTGTCTTCCCTGGGAAGGTGGGATTGATAACATTTTCAACTTTCAAACCTTTTCTGGTAGCATTCTCTGTCTCTTCCAAATTACAACATCAGCTGGCTGGGATAGTCTTCTGGCCCCTTTGTTAAGTGAATCTGCTACATGTGCTCCAAACTTAGATTTAGAAGAGGAAGATAAAACTAACTGCAGTAATAGAATAtttggtattttttattttgtaagctATGTCATCATAAATTTTCTTATTGTTGTAAATATATACATAGCTGTCATTTTAGAGAACTTAAATGTTGCCACTGAAGAAAGCACAGATCCTCTTTGTGAGGAGGACTTTGATATGTTTTATGAGACCTGGGGAAAATTTGATCCTCTGGCAACACAGTTTATTGACTATTCTGCTCTTTCAGACTTTGCAGATGCTCTGGCAGAACCCTTGCGCATTCCAAAGCCCAATAACATCCAGCTCATATCCATGGACTTCCCTATATTTAGTGGAGATAAGATCCACCACTTGGATATCTTGCGTGCTTTCAGTAAACGAGTCTTGGGAGAATGTGGAGATTTAGATAGTCTTGAATTATTCATTGAAGGCAATACTGTGGTTGCCAATCCAATTTCTTCCactcttaaaagaaaacaagaggagGTATCAGCAGTTATTATCCAAAGGGCCTTCAGGAGGTATTTGATACAGCgttctttcaaaaatacatctttcttAAGCCATCACAGACAGAACAGTGCTGTCTTTGGAGAAGAAATGCAGGAGAAGCAAAGGATTATTGTATCAATGCTTAATGAAAGCAGTGGCAGGAAGATGCATAAATCACGGCCTGTTTCTTCCACATTTCTCCCTTGA